In a genomic window of Xenopus laevis strain J_2021 chromosome 5S, Xenopus_laevis_v10.1, whole genome shotgun sequence:
- the LOC121394278 gene encoding probable G-protein coupled receptor 160 isoform X1: MSNLTSCSPGLESGLGSLQTCVLFLLDEKEKRLKCRFLLVAYKMQEISLPSTQSMPDPGALEGPVFPKPDMDIQLHEPSCILILILTGKIIINIHYLQDFAVCSMRFTNYHICLFTQIISHAYGILHYPVLLTAGLDYYNTVVKSIHLPRLCLGFLHVILTLLLWTAALSFALYSSVPPPISGPGLSSYQCTFYVSSQTYYLSAAVVCAIVFILGICCFEVVALIKSMKLISFTNKTVLFSCGDEWPVQGTICLYTALVFSFLGTWAPFVLRKIILLILCAPIPGYMDMNVAWLYFMNSFLVGLAYVLKYPQIDPTRETFSIDPFISWKYCILPFIDIHYKAEDYLNEQLHPVMIV; encoded by the exons ATGTCGAACCTGACCAGTtgctctcccggtctagaatctggacttggcagtcttcaaacgtgtgtcctttttcttttagat GAGAAAGAAAAGAGGTTGAAATGTCGGTTCCTCCTTGTGGCCTACAAGATGCAAGAAATTAGTCTGCCTTCTACCCAGAGCATGCCAGACCCGGGTGCATTAGAGGGGCCTGTGTTCCCGAAGCCCGACATGGACATACAACTGCACGAGCCCAGCTGTATACTGATACTGATCTTAACTGgcaaaatcataataaatatcCATTATTTACAGGATTTTGCTGTTTGTAGCATGAGGTTCACTAACTATCACATCTGCCTGTTTACTCAGATCATATCCCATGCGTATGGCATTCTACACTATCCAGTGCTGTTAACAGCAGGGCTAGATTATTACAATACTGTTGTTAAATCCATTCATCTCCCCAGGCTTTGTCTCGGCTTCCTGCATGTTATACTTACCCTGCTCCTATGGACGGCAGCACTATCCTTTGCCCTCTATTCTTCTGTTCCTCCTCCAATCTCAGGCCCTGGACTGTCCTCATACCAGTGCACTTTCTACGTCAGCAGCCAGACTTATTATTTATCAGCTGCAGTGGTGTGTGCCATTGTTTTTATTCTGGGAATATGTTGCTTTGAAGTGGTGGCTTTAATAAAATCCATGAAGCTCATCTCCTTCACCAACAAGACTGTCCTGTTTTCCTGTGGAGATGAGTGGCCTGTCCAAGGAACCATATGTCTCTATACTGCTCTTGTGTTCTCGTTTCTGGGCACTTGGGCTCCATTTGTCCTCCGTAAAATTATTCTCCTCATTTTGTGTGCACCAATCCCAGGCTACATGGACATGAACGTGGCTTGGCTTTATTTTATGAACAGTTTCCTTGTGGGATTGGCCTATGTCCTTAAGTATCCTCAAATTGACCCGACCAGAGAGACCTTTTCCATAGACCCTTTCATCAGCTGGAAATATTGCATTCTGCCTTTTATTGACATTCACTACAAAGCAGAAGATTATTTGAATGAGCAGTTACATCCAGTTATGATTGTTTGA
- the LOC121394278 gene encoding probable G-protein coupled receptor 160 isoform X2, whose protein sequence is MQEISLPSTQSMPDPGALEGPVFPKPDMDIQLHEPSCILILILTGKIIINIHYLQDFAVCSMRFTNYHICLFTQIISHAYGILHYPVLLTAGLDYYNTVVKSIHLPRLCLGFLHVILTLLLWTAALSFALYSSVPPPISGPGLSSYQCTFYVSSQTYYLSAAVVCAIVFILGICCFEVVALIKSMKLISFTNKTVLFSCGDEWPVQGTICLYTALVFSFLGTWAPFVLRKIILLILCAPIPGYMDMNVAWLYFMNSFLVGLAYVLKYPQIDPTRETFSIDPFISWKYCILPFIDIHYKAEDYLNEQLHPVMIV, encoded by the coding sequence ATGCAAGAAATTAGTCTGCCTTCTACCCAGAGCATGCCAGACCCGGGTGCATTAGAGGGGCCTGTGTTCCCGAAGCCCGACATGGACATACAACTGCACGAGCCCAGCTGTATACTGATACTGATCTTAACTGgcaaaatcataataaatatcCATTATTTACAGGATTTTGCTGTTTGTAGCATGAGGTTCACTAACTATCACATCTGCCTGTTTACTCAGATCATATCCCATGCGTATGGCATTCTACACTATCCAGTGCTGTTAACAGCAGGGCTAGATTATTACAATACTGTTGTTAAATCCATTCATCTCCCCAGGCTTTGTCTCGGCTTCCTGCATGTTATACTTACCCTGCTCCTATGGACGGCAGCACTATCCTTTGCCCTCTATTCTTCTGTTCCTCCTCCAATCTCAGGCCCTGGACTGTCCTCATACCAGTGCACTTTCTACGTCAGCAGCCAGACTTATTATTTATCAGCTGCAGTGGTGTGTGCCATTGTTTTTATTCTGGGAATATGTTGCTTTGAAGTGGTGGCTTTAATAAAATCCATGAAGCTCATCTCCTTCACCAACAAGACTGTCCTGTTTTCCTGTGGAGATGAGTGGCCTGTCCAAGGAACCATATGTCTCTATACTGCTCTTGTGTTCTCGTTTCTGGGCACTTGGGCTCCATTTGTCCTCCGTAAAATTATTCTCCTCATTTTGTGTGCACCAATCCCAGGCTACATGGACATGAACGTGGCTTGGCTTTATTTTATGAACAGTTTCCTTGTGGGATTGGCCTATGTCCTTAAGTATCCTCAAATTGACCCGACCAGAGAGACCTTTTCCATAGACCCTTTCATCAGCTGGAAATATTGCATTCTGCCTTTTATTGACATTCACTACAAAGCAGAAGATTATTTGAATGAGCAGTTACATCCAGTTATGATTGTTTGA